GTTAATGACCCAGACAAGGTGAACTACCTACTGAGACCTCCAGTGGCCCCCTGGACACCAGGAACTGATGGCATTTCTGAGGTTCTTTACATGGATACATCATACAAGAATGTCCACATAGAAAAATATGCAGCAGAACTGGTTCTGtgctgtgtgaaaccaagtctAACAAATCTATACattgcatttcaaaataaacaatattctACTGACCCGGCTTTCAAGTAGGTGGTTATAGAAAACGTTCGGTAATATGGTAGAAAGGTTGACATGGGCGTAGCTCAGAGGTGAGAACTTCTACTCCACAAAAgcgcagaagaagaagaagaggaggaggaggtgaggtttttttttttattcaagtgttcagagaGGTCATTCTGTGTAACCATCTGAATTTACTTTATCACtcactttttcttctttccaaACATGTTAGAGGAGGTAATTTTGAGGCGGTGAAGGTAACTAGAAGTAGAAAGATTAAACCATCACCTCACGGCTATATAGTCTTACGTCTGACTGCTGTCCTGTGTGAAAAAAATCCATCTATCTGTACCTTTTACATCAGAAATAATCCATtttcaggcaacaaaacgaccacaCAAATCACCTTAGAGGAATATTTTCAGCTACTCAACTGTATCATACTGGAGgattctcaaaaaaaaaagggaagtttAGGCAGCAGCATCCTTATATGTGGAGTTACGGGGGGTCAAATTAAAACCACCATTATGGCGGCTTGGTTTACGTCATGCTCATGCCTTAAGCTCACAAATATAGTtaaatatatatcttttaaaGTCATAAATGGCAGATATGGTTTCAGGTTGAGCAACATAATACAAAGAGAACTCGGAGTCCTCAAATTAAAAGCTTGGACACTAAACAAAGGTGGTTTTCCAATGGCAGCATgactaaactgtaaaaaaaaaatatctatttttatCTAAGAGTAACTCTAAAGCAATGAAAGCAGCATTAAAACCATCCATACACGCAAAAAAACACTCCAATCTGCATCCTGCATGTCGCCAGGATGAATGCAGAAAAGAGGGCGATACAAATTCTATAAAGGACGTATAGAAAGAGTCTGAAACATTTTAGGGATTTGTGTGTTAGGTTCTCTTGTTGCCCAGTCTCTTAAAAACACTGATAGCCATAATGTCCATCTGGGCACCCAGagactctccttctccttctcctactcctactcctactcctactcctcctcctcctcctcctcccccagcTCCGGTGCTGCTGCTGACCTTGGGGCTCGCTATGGTGATTCCCTCCTGGGCTTTGGGCCTGGTGCTGGTCACCCTGTTGTCCTGTGTGTCAGCGGGTGTGGGCGACACGGTGGCGCTCGGGTGTGTGGCGGGGAGCTTGCCCAGTCTCTTAAGCACACTAACTTTGGCAGGGGGGAGGCCAttaggggaggaagaggaggttggAGTGTCAGAGGGAGGTAGTTTGAATCTGCCTCCCAGGCGCCGCAGGGTGGTCGGGGCCGGTTTTGTGGCCGGCTCTTTCTTCTGGGGGGGAGGAAGTCTCTTGAGGACGCCAGCGTACTGGAGGACGGAGCCTTCTCCGTCGCTGTCGTCCTCATCATCTACATCAATGATTCCAGCCATCTTAGCTGGCCTCGGCCcgtcttcctcttcatcccctctGCCAAGACGACTGAACACACCGGTGGGCTGCCAAACACGAGCATTATGAGCACAGAACTTATCTTTATGCCTGCATCCAATATAATCCAATCCAATACAAAGTCAGCTACTACGAAATACTGACAGGCCTCACCTTGTTATTGCTTGTTGTCGTGTCTGCCTTCGATTCAGCCCCAAGTCTTGCAAACACAGAGGTGCGTTTCAAACCTTTTCAAAGAGTAGAGCAAAAATGATTACACAAAAAGTATTGTGACAGCTTGACTGTGACACGTTTGGTTCATGTTTTGATAACTCATTAGTGATGGACAAATAATCCACATGATCCTGACAATACCAGATGACAGAAACTGAATAAAATCTTGCAGTATTTTTAGACAGAACTGTTGAAAGTGCTGCAGTGTGCCACAGTCTCTTACTTTAACATTTAAGATGCTGTTTAAGGTTTTATTTAAATGGGCTCCAAATTGATCTAACAGTCAGCCACACTTGTGTTGTACTAGTTCACAAGATTTACACTTACTGTGAAGATCACAAGTCAAAAGAATGGTTTATTTCCAGAAGCTAAAGTAGCAGCTTCAATTGAGCAAATTGCTCAAATTTGACTAGAAA
The Sebastes fasciatus isolate fSebFas1 chromosome 7, fSebFas1.pri, whole genome shotgun sequence genome window above contains:
- the c7h19orf47 gene encoding uncharacterized protein C19orf47 homolog isoform X2 codes for the protein MSGRAEVASRKQHPDVADVTNTFVVNMASVTTATSEWIQFFEDAGIPAGLAVTYAVSFVDNRIHKNMLMDLSKDIMMDLGITVIGDIIAILKHAKQVYRQDMCKMATEAISSGQTSVKAELRRTANTPATRMIANALSSDSPPATPARRPDNRLSVTVSNMQAKSGKAVVSQPADEGNGLPAVKRRRVTAEMEGLKRTSVFARLGAESKADTTTSNNKPTGVFSRLGRGDEEEDGPRPAKMAGIIDVDDEDDSDGEGSVLQYAGVLKRLPPPQKKEPATKPAPTTLRRLGGRFKLPPSDTPTSSSSPNGLPPAKVSVLKRLGKLPATHPSATVSPTPADTQDNRVTSTRPKAQEGITIASPKVSSSTGAGGGGGGGGVGVGVGVGEGEGESLGAQMDIMAISVFKRLGNKRT
- the c7h19orf47 gene encoding uncharacterized protein C19orf47 homolog isoform X1, producing MSGRAEVASRKQHPDVADVTNTFVVNMASVTTATSEWIQFFEDAGIPAGLAVTYAVSFVDNRIHKNMLMDLSKDIMMDLGITVIGDIIAILKHAKQVYRQDMCKMATEAISSGQTSVKAELRRTANTPATRMIANALSSDSPPATPARRPDNRLSVTVSNMQAKSGKAVVSQPADEGNGLPAVKRRRVTAEMEGKYIVNMPKGSTPRTRRILAQQAKKGLKRTSVFARLGAESKADTTTSNNKPTGVFSRLGRGDEEEDGPRPAKMAGIIDVDDEDDSDGEGSVLQYAGVLKRLPPPQKKEPATKPAPTTLRRLGGRFKLPPSDTPTSSSSPNGLPPAKVSVLKRLGKLPATHPSATVSPTPADTQDNRVTSTRPKAQEGITIASPKVSSSTGAGGGGGGGGVGVGVGVGEGEGESLGAQMDIMAISVFKRLGNKRT